A DNA window from Verrucomicrobiota bacterium contains the following coding sequences:
- a CDS encoding ABC transporter ATP-binding protein, giving the protein MTTEELVRAEGVTKRYRDLVAVENISLKIKSGEIYALLGPNGAGKTTTLRMLAGILEPDDGWVRLCGMRIKDNPLKYKASFGLLSEDTALYKRLTVRDLLFFFAGMYELRGKQRKERVLKMMQLMGIEEIAKQKIGKLSSGQRQRLNLARVLLHDPQVLILDEATANLDILGRKFVMDILLKEREAGKAVILSTHIMSEAESVCDRIGLIHRGSLVAEGTTKEILKENKTENLSEAFFKKMNDLEKDRCSEVDA; this is encoded by the coding sequence ATGACGACTGAGGAATTGGTAAGGGCTGAGGGAGTGACAAAGAGATATCGTGACCTGGTGGCGGTTGAAAATATTTCATTAAAAATTAAGTCTGGGGAAATTTATGCTTTATTAGGACCAAATGGAGCAGGAAAAACGACAACTCTACGTATGCTAGCTGGCATCTTAGAGCCTGATGACGGATGGGTTAGGCTGTGTGGTATGCGCATAAAAGATAATCCCTTAAAGTATAAAGCCTCTTTCGGGTTGCTGTCAGAAGATACAGCGCTTTATAAAAGGCTAACTGTTCGGGATTTGTTATTCTTTTTTGCTGGGATGTATGAATTAAGAGGTAAGCAAAGAAAAGAGCGTGTGCTAAAGATGATGCAGCTCATGGGGATCGAGGAAATTGCCAAGCAGAAAATTGGCAAGCTTTCTAGTGGGCAAAGGCAGCGACTAAATCTAGCGAGGGTCTTATTGCACGATCCTCAAGTTTTGATCCTAGATGAGGCTACAGCCAATTTGGATATTTTAGGGCGTAAGTTTGTCATGGATATTCTTTTGAAGGAACGTGAGGCTGGCAAAGCGGTTATTCTCTCAACCCACATTATGAGTGAAGCAGAGTCTGTGTGTGACCGGATTGGGCTTATTCATAGGGGATCTTTAGTGGCAGAAGGTACCACTAAAGAAATTCTAAAAGAAAACAAGACAGAGAATTTGTCAGAAGCCTTTTTTAAAAAGATGAATGATCTAGAAAAGGACCGCTGTAGTGAGGTAGATGCATGA
- a CDS encoding glycosyltransferase family 39 protein gives MKLKTSDVLCLLFLWLMIAGLAWLSWGKCGHFVKDYGREITHAWKVADGQVLYDDAACLFGPLGAYVNATIFRIFGYSITKLQIIQLVLFTLFSTSLFLFLKEAFNTILGFLGSFAVVSIHGFGFQGLASTFNFLAPYTHNATYGFYLCWMMLLFLFLDLAHRRREDSRNAFNYWVLCAGLCSGLGFQTKSDIALGCLGIGFGWFLLCIYQRNFKFGIKQLVVLVLGFWGGHIFMLLYLLLWGMPFETSLYALVGSWLPIFHSGTNAGFEFFYKAQMGLLNPLTNILEIFKFTLFYLAILGMILIISGACWFKEFKVLKLGVIFTALLAIFLVVLKDFSWMNFSRPYLLINISVLVFLLINKNSCLRVKSEIALWMLSFAALALSVKMLLLPRIYHYGFYLGIFSVIIVLLLFYFYFPKFATYKSQYTHLNKQALWGQLLFIYFFITVFNLGSLTSRLKFKEVELRVDQDNLIYLSREDKEELRARDVMEFMSHQLGEDERFLAVPYGSLINYFLNSHVPTKYDVFMPPEIKFFGEKKMIADLEMNSSDYVINLDQIYKEYGVEFEEKGLGKFFVN, from the coding sequence ATGAAATTAAAAACATCTGATGTTCTGTGTCTCTTATTTCTATGGCTCATGATTGCTGGCTTGGCCTGGCTGAGTTGGGGCAAGTGTGGACATTTTGTAAAAGATTATGGCAGGGAGATTACGCATGCCTGGAAGGTTGCTGATGGGCAGGTTCTCTATGATGATGCGGCTTGTCTATTTGGTCCACTTGGAGCCTATGTCAACGCTACCATTTTTAGAATATTTGGCTACTCCATTACCAAATTGCAGATCATTCAATTGGTTTTATTTACTTTATTTAGCACTAGTTTATTTCTCTTTCTAAAAGAAGCTTTTAATACAATCCTTGGTTTTTTAGGTAGCTTTGCGGTGGTGTCGATACATGGTTTTGGTTTTCAGGGGTTAGCCTCCACCTTTAATTTTCTAGCGCCTTATACACACAATGCCACTTATGGCTTTTATCTGTGTTGGATGATGTTGCTCTTTTTGTTTTTAGATTTAGCTCATAGACGCAGAGAAGATTCTAGAAATGCTTTTAATTATTGGGTCTTATGCGCGGGGTTATGTTCGGGGTTGGGTTTCCAAACCAAGAGTGATATTGCCCTGGGTTGTCTAGGAATTGGCTTTGGTTGGTTTTTATTGTGCATTTACCAAAGGAATTTTAAATTTGGTATAAAGCAGTTAGTTGTCCTTGTCCTTGGCTTTTGGGGCGGGCATATTTTCATGTTGCTATATCTCTTACTGTGGGGAATGCCTTTTGAGACCTCGTTATATGCTTTAGTTGGAAGTTGGTTGCCCATATTCCATTCGGGGACGAATGCAGGCTTTGAATTTTTTTATAAGGCGCAGATGGGTTTGCTTAACCCGTTGACTAATATTCTGGAAATCTTCAAGTTCACGTTATTCTACCTAGCTATCCTAGGTATGATTTTGATTATATCGGGAGCATGTTGGTTTAAGGAATTTAAGGTTCTAAAGTTAGGTGTGATATTTACGGCTTTGTTAGCAATTTTTTTAGTTGTCTTGAAAGACTTTTCCTGGATGAACTTTAGTAGACCTTATTTGTTGATTAATATTTCGGTTTTAGTTTTTTTGTTGATCAATAAAAATAGTTGTCTTCGAGTTAAATCTGAGATTGCCCTTTGGATGTTGTCTTTTGCGGCGCTAGCATTGAGTGTAAAAATGTTGCTGTTGCCAAGAATTTACCACTATGGATTTTACCTGGGCATTTTCTCAGTCATTATCGTTTTGCTCTTATTCTATTTTTATTTTCCAAAATTTGCGACCTATAAGTCTCAATACACGCATCTTAATAAACAGGCTCTATGGGGACAGCTGTTGTTTATTTATTTTTTTATCACAGTATTCAATCTTGGTTCACTAACGAGTAGACTGAAGTTCAAAGAAGTAGAATTAAGAGTAGATCAAGATAATTTGATATACTTATCTCGTGAGGATAAGGAAGAGTTACGTGCACGAGACGTTATGGAGTTTATGAGTCATCAACTCGGTGAGGACGAACGCTTTTTAGCGGTACCTTATGGATCATTGATAAACTATTTTTTGAATTCTCATGTTCCTACGAAGTATGATGTTTTTATGCCCCCCGAGATTAAGTTTTTTGGTGAAAAAAAGATGATTGCTGATCTTGAAATGAATTCATCGGACTACGTTATTAATTTAGATCAGATCTATAAGGAATATGGTGTAGAGTTTGAAGAAAAGGGTTTGGGAAAGTTTTTTGTGAACTAG
- a CDS encoding tyrosine-type recombinase/integrase has protein sequence MSQLLANSPKNLIPYLTLGAFAGLCHAEIITLHWEDIDFHNGLIRVKAAKAKTAQNRLVPMVENLLTRLSLNAS, from the coding sequence ATGTCACAGTTGTTGGCCAACTCACCCAAAAATCTAATCCCTTACCTTACACTTGGAGCCTTCGCGGGTCTATGCCATGCGGAAATTATTACGCTCCATTGGGAGGATATAGACTTTCATAATGGATTAATCAGAGTTAAGGCAGCCAAAGCTAAAACAGCACAAAATAGACTAGTTCCAATGGTAGAGAATCTTCTGACCAGGCTAAGTTTGAACGCGAGCTGA